The following proteins come from a genomic window of Geomonas sp. RF6:
- a CDS encoding lysophospholipid acyltransferase family protein: MLKSRLYLLFLVTFTLFCSAGAVIGGLIDKSGALSHSWARFWAFGCLKGGGIGLDVRGAELVPTDGPVIYMGNHQGNFDILALTRAIPRRFSWVAKEELFRIPLFGGAMRRAGYIPLDRSDGRKALKSIQQAAAVISAGRSVVIFPEGTRTLDGTLLPFKRGAFILAAKAGVPIVPFTINGSREINPPHTTILNPGTISITFSEPVYCSGEKDAALMDRVREAISAHLEVA, translated from the coding sequence ATGCTTAAATCCCGTCTGTACCTGCTTTTCCTGGTTACCTTTACCCTCTTTTGCTCAGCCGGCGCCGTCATCGGCGGCCTCATCGATAAAAGCGGTGCCCTCTCCCATTCCTGGGCCAGGTTTTGGGCGTTCGGCTGCCTGAAAGGGGGGGGAATCGGCCTCGATGTGCGGGGGGCGGAGCTGGTCCCGACGGACGGTCCCGTCATCTACATGGGGAACCATCAGGGGAACTTCGACATTCTCGCCCTCACCCGCGCCATTCCGCGCCGCTTCTCCTGGGTCGCCAAGGAGGAGCTCTTCCGCATCCCCCTCTTCGGCGGGGCGATGCGTCGCGCCGGCTACATCCCGCTCGACCGCAGCGACGGCAGAAAGGCACTGAAAAGCATCCAGCAGGCCGCAGCCGTCATCAGCGCCGGGCGCAGCGTGGTCATCTTTCCCGAGGGGACCCGCACCCTGGACGGCACGCTCCTCCCCTTCAAGAGAGGCGCCTTCATCCTCGCGGCGAAGGCGGGGGTTCCGATCGTTCCCTTCACCATAAACGGGAGCAGGGAGATCAATCCCCCCCATACTACAATTCTCAATCCCGGGACCATCAGCATCACCTTTTCCGAGCCGGTCTACTGCAGCGGCGAAAAGGATGCGGCTCTCATGGACCGGGTGCGTGAGGCGATTTCGGCTCACCTGGAGGTGGCATAG
- a CDS encoding peptidylprolyl isomerase yields the protein MLKRVICTLILVLCCAGSALAIVKVKNPMLVIETSLGNIRIELFQKEAPISTENFLEYAKIGYYNGTIFHRVIPGFMIQGGGFTKDMAPKAPARPSIKNEGANGLKNDRGTLAMARTNDPDSAKAQFFINVVNNDFLNHSANNPGYAVFGKVVSGMDIVDQIAATPTGNQRGFPDVPTTPIIIKGVRIISK from the coding sequence ATGCTTAAAAGAGTGATCTGTACGCTGATCCTGGTTCTTTGCTGCGCTGGCAGCGCTCTTGCGATCGTGAAGGTGAAGAACCCGATGCTGGTCATTGAGACGAGCCTCGGCAACATCAGGATCGAGCTCTTCCAGAAGGAGGCCCCGATCTCCACCGAGAACTTCCTCGAGTACGCGAAGATCGGCTATTACAACGGGACGATCTTCCACAGGGTCATTCCCGGCTTCATGATCCAGGGGGGCGGGTTCACCAAGGACATGGCGCCGAAGGCGCCGGCACGACCGTCCATCAAGAACGAAGGCGCGAACGGGCTGAAAAACGACCGGGGCACCCTTGCCATGGCGCGCACCAACGACCCCGACTCCGCGAAAGCCCAGTTTTTCATCAACGTGGTGAACAACGACTTCCTGAACCATTCGGCAAACAACCCCGGATATGCCGTATTCGGAAAGGTCGTCTCCGGTATGGACATAGTCGACCAGATAGCCGCCACCCCCACCGGGAACCAGCGCGGCTTCCCCGACGTACCGACCACGCCGATCATCATCAAGGGCGTGCGGATCATCTCCAAATAG
- a CDS encoding cytochrome c biogenesis protein — MKYLLIGSAALYLFGAGQRFVFLAAVAVELCYLALRGVTLGRLPLIGPQDTLAFFSTSIAVMSLPFLFLKDLEDQRGFRWSCGALAGLFALLALPFPTLNMPLPPILDTYWFELHVALAFFAYALFGVAALFGGAFLFEPRKILLDLQYRAALVGYSFFSLSMVSGGIWGYYAWGTYWLWTAKELWTAILWLFYSCYLHLRYKGQSWDRAVAWLGIVGFLVTLFTYLGVSMLMRSSHSF; from the coding sequence TTGAAGTACCTTTTGATCGGTAGTGCCGCGCTCTACCTCTTTGGGGCGGGGCAGCGGTTTGTTTTTCTGGCGGCGGTGGCCGTGGAGCTCTGCTATCTGGCGCTGCGCGGGGTGACGCTGGGGAGGCTCCCGCTGATCGGCCCGCAGGATACCCTCGCTTTCTTCTCCACCTCCATCGCGGTGATGTCCCTTCCCTTTCTTTTCCTGAAGGACCTCGAGGACCAGCGTGGCTTTCGCTGGAGCTGCGGCGCACTTGCCGGGCTCTTCGCGCTCCTCGCGCTTCCCTTTCCGACCCTCAACATGCCGCTCCCGCCGATCCTCGACACCTACTGGTTCGAGCTGCACGTGGCGCTCGCCTTCTTTGCCTACGCCCTCTTCGGGGTGGCCGCGCTCTTTGGCGGCGCCTTTCTTTTCGAGCCGCGCAAGATCCTCCTCGATCTGCAGTACCGGGCCGCACTGGTGGGATACAGCTTCTTTTCCCTCTCCATGGTGAGCGGCGGTATCTGGGGGTACTACGCGTGGGGGACCTACTGGCTGTGGACGGCGAAGGAGCTCTGGACTGCGATCCTGTGGCTCTTTTACTCGTGCTATCTCCACCTGCGCTACAAGGGGCAGAGTTGGGACCGCGCCGTCGCCTGGCTCGGCATCGTCGGCTTTCTGGTCACCCTTTTCACCTACCTCGGCGTGAGCATGCTGATGCGCAGCTCGCACAGCTTCTAG
- a CDS encoding DNA translocase FtsK: MSTDQVAEKKEKFTKEMKGILLAAGGIFLLVALASYHGEDLSFNSVSTSAETHNLGGRFGAQLADVALQIFGLASYVIPGTLLYLSYRAFSSEWVRWRTYKNVGFALLMVSLSALFAFNLQFTEFFGQRVPTGGFVGYQTATLLTKGFGKVGALLIILPMLAAAAMLLSRFSLVLFANWSAGAIKERWALAQERRALMRELGEEKESKGEKAEKKKKDKPAPVIKPAPVAPPQTMAVAKKEKKRDEPKTPPIQEAFDFIKAEGDYRTPPLSLLDPPPEGVKKQDKETLTMNARLLEKKLKDFGVEGEVVEICPGPVITMYEFSPGPGIKVSRIAGLSDDLSMALQALSIRIVAPIPGKGVVGVELPNKDREMVSLKEIFNSDAFHTGKMKLPLALGKDIAGLPLVTDLARMPHLLVAGSTGSGKSVAINTMILSLLYTSTPNDVRLIMVDPKMLELSVYEGIPHLLLPVVTDPKKASLALKWAVEEMVRRYRLMADKGVRNIGSYNAELERSEKEKAEKKENAPEVSEDEPIELHESLEQEDVDEMEAREAAIQEYLAKEDELEHGHLPYIVVIVDELADLMMVAGREIEESIARLAQMARAAGIHLILATQRPSVDVITGLIKANFPARISFQVSSKIDSRTILDTNGAESLLGMGDMLFLPPGTSKMLRSHGAFVSDAEVQRVVEFLKKQGKPVYEKSILEMKASDEKGGADEEEVDERYDDALALVAEARQASISMIQRRLRIGYNRAARIIEKMEQEGVIGPSDGTSKPREVYVNKI, from the coding sequence ATGAGCACTGATCAAGTCGCGGAAAAGAAAGAGAAGTTCACCAAGGAGATGAAGGGGATACTCCTGGCGGCAGGGGGGATATTCCTCCTTGTGGCGCTCGCCTCCTATCACGGCGAGGACCTCTCCTTCAACAGCGTCTCCACCTCGGCGGAGACCCACAACCTCGGCGGGCGCTTCGGTGCGCAGCTCGCGGACGTGGCGCTGCAGATCTTCGGCCTTGCCTCCTACGTTATCCCCGGCACCCTCCTGTACCTCTCCTACCGGGCCTTCTCCTCGGAATGGGTCCGCTGGCGCACCTACAAGAACGTCGGCTTCGCCCTCCTCATGGTCTCCCTCTCGGCACTTTTCGCCTTCAACCTGCAGTTCACGGAGTTCTTCGGGCAGCGGGTGCCGACCGGCGGCTTCGTCGGGTACCAGACCGCAACCCTTCTCACCAAAGGGTTCGGAAAGGTCGGCGCGCTCCTCATCATCCTCCCGATGCTCGCCGCCGCGGCGATGCTCCTCTCCCGCTTCTCCCTCGTCCTTTTCGCCAACTGGTCTGCCGGGGCTATCAAGGAGCGGTGGGCCCTGGCCCAGGAGCGGCGGGCTCTCATGCGCGAGCTCGGGGAGGAGAAAGAGTCCAAGGGGGAGAAGGCAGAGAAGAAGAAAAAGGATAAGCCCGCGCCGGTCATCAAGCCCGCTCCTGTGGCGCCCCCCCAGACGATGGCGGTGGCGAAGAAGGAGAAGAAGCGGGACGAGCCGAAGACTCCCCCGATCCAGGAGGCCTTCGACTTCATCAAGGCGGAAGGGGATTACCGCACCCCCCCCCTGTCGCTCCTCGATCCTCCGCCGGAGGGTGTGAAAAAGCAGGACAAGGAGACGCTGACCATGAACGCCCGTCTCCTGGAGAAGAAGCTGAAGGACTTCGGCGTCGAGGGTGAGGTCGTGGAGATCTGCCCGGGGCCGGTCATCACCATGTACGAATTCTCCCCCGGCCCGGGGATCAAGGTAAGTCGCATCGCGGGCCTGTCCGATGACCTCTCCATGGCTCTGCAGGCGCTCTCCATCCGTATCGTAGCACCGATTCCCGGAAAGGGTGTCGTCGGGGTCGAGCTCCCGAACAAAGACCGGGAGATGGTATCGCTAAAGGAGATCTTCAATTCCGACGCGTTTCACACCGGGAAGATGAAGCTCCCGCTGGCGCTCGGAAAGGACATCGCCGGGTTGCCGCTCGTGACCGACCTCGCGCGCATGCCGCACCTCCTGGTCGCCGGCTCCACCGGCTCCGGCAAGTCGGTGGCGATCAACACCATGATCCTGTCCCTTCTGTACACCTCCACGCCGAACGACGTGCGCCTCATCATGGTCGACCCCAAGATGCTGGAGCTCTCCGTGTACGAGGGGATACCGCATCTGCTCCTCCCCGTGGTCACCGACCCGAAGAAGGCCTCCCTTGCCCTCAAGTGGGCGGTGGAGGAGATGGTGCGCCGCTATCGCCTGATGGCGGACAAGGGGGTGCGTAACATCGGCTCCTACAACGCGGAGCTGGAGCGCAGCGAGAAGGAGAAGGCCGAGAAGAAGGAGAATGCCCCCGAGGTTTCGGAGGACGAACCGATCGAGCTGCACGAGTCGCTCGAGCAGGAAGATGTTGACGAGATGGAGGCGCGGGAGGCCGCGATCCAGGAGTATCTCGCCAAGGAGGATGAACTGGAGCACGGGCACCTCCCGTACATCGTGGTGATCGTGGACGAGCTCGCCGACCTCATGATGGTGGCCGGCCGCGAGATCGAGGAGTCGATCGCCCGACTGGCGCAGATGGCCCGTGCCGCCGGGATCCATCTCATTCTCGCCACGCAGCGCCCGTCCGTCGACGTCATCACCGGCCTCATCAAGGCGAACTTCCCGGCGAGGATCTCCTTCCAGGTTTCCTCCAAGATCGACTCCCGTACCATTCTCGACACCAACGGTGCGGAGAGCCTGCTGGGGATGGGGGACATGCTCTTCCTTCCGCCGGGCACCTCGAAGATGCTCCGTTCCCACGGGGCCTTCGTCTCCGACGCCGAAGTGCAGCGGGTGGTGGAGTTTTTGAAGAAGCAGGGAAAACCTGTGTACGAGAAGTCGATCCTGGAGATGAAGGCGAGCGACGAGAAGGGTGGCGCCGACGAGGAGGAAGTGGACGAGCGCTACGACGACGCGCTGGCGCTGGTTGCAGAGGCGCGGCAGGCGTCGATCTCCATGATCCAGAGGAGGCTGCGGATCGGCTACAACCGCGCCGCGCGGATCATCGAGAAGATGGAGCAGGAAGGGGTCATCGGCCCCTCCGACGGCACGAGCAAACCGCGTGAAGTCTACGTGAACAAAATCTAG
- a CDS encoding cytochrome C biogenesis protein ResB: MLKTCYEKLSSLTLGLWLMALVMLFLAIGSFSPGSSEQGGLNDVPLFVWLKEIPLPFSWWLWLALLLLVVLTVNTILCTVEALKRKGRGLGPHLMHAGFLLVAFAHLCSAYGSFKEPVQLRQGGSLAFPDGASYRIERIHATQGAMGMMSDYGIELRAPDGRLLDSRPNHPVFHRGYGIYVKQVALEPEPAALVEVHREPGAIPALAGALIFTVGNIMLLAARRGR; encoded by the coding sequence GTGCTCAAGACCTGCTACGAAAAACTCTCCTCCCTCACGCTCGGCCTCTGGCTCATGGCGCTGGTCATGCTTTTCCTCGCCATCGGCTCCTTCTCTCCGGGAAGCTCCGAGCAGGGGGGGCTGAACGACGTGCCCCTCTTTGTCTGGCTAAAGGAGATCCCTCTTCCGTTCTCCTGGTGGCTCTGGCTGGCGCTCCTCCTTCTGGTCGTTCTCACCGTCAACACGATCCTGTGCACGGTCGAGGCGCTGAAGCGGAAGGGGAGGGGGCTCGGGCCGCACCTCATGCACGCGGGATTTCTGCTGGTCGCGTTCGCCCACCTCTGCTCCGCCTACGGCAGCTTCAAGGAGCCGGTGCAACTGCGCCAGGGCGGCTCCCTCGCCTTTCCCGACGGCGCCTCCTACAGAATAGAGCGCATCCATGCGACACAGGGGGCGATGGGGATGATGAGCGACTACGGGATCGAGCTGCGCGCCCCCGATGGCAGGTTGCTGGACAGCCGCCCGAACCACCCGGTCTTTCACCGCGGCTACGGGATCTACGTGAAGCAGGTGGCACTGGAGCCGGAACCCGCGGCGCTGGTAGAGGTGCACCGCGAACCGGGCGCGATCCCGGCACTGGCGGGAGCGCTGATCTTCACGGTCGGCAACATCATGCTACTGGCGGCGCGACGCGGGAGGTAA
- a CDS encoding soluble NSF attachment family protein codes for MAKKLALNIALVAVVSIVLLWGNTLYRQHVQFDKGEKAYAAGDFVGAVAGYDAAIHMYTPGSSLVERAAQKLWEIAEVCERSGDVPRALVAYRSLRSAFYGVAGLYSPGTDWIAKCDARIAGLVQRQQGQR; via the coding sequence ATGGCAAAAAAGCTGGCTCTCAACATCGCCCTCGTCGCTGTGGTATCGATCGTCCTGCTGTGGGGTAACACCCTGTACCGTCAGCACGTCCAGTTCGACAAGGGTGAGAAAGCGTATGCTGCCGGGGACTTTGTCGGTGCAGTAGCCGGGTACGATGCGGCGATCCACATGTACACCCCGGGAAGCTCCCTCGTGGAGCGCGCCGCCCAGAAACTGTGGGAAATAGCCGAGGTGTGCGAGCGCAGTGGCGATGTCCCCCGTGCTCTGGTGGCGTACCGGTCCCTCAGAAGCGCCTTTTATGGCGTCGCCGGCCTCTATTCCCCCGGGACCGACTGGATCGCCAAATGCGATGCACGCATCGCGGGACTGGTGCAGAGGCAGCAGGGGCAACGGTAA
- a CDS encoding GTP-binding protein: MSFINYASREINCKIVYYGPGLCGKTTNLQYVYQKTAPEAKGKMISLATETERTLFFDFLPLALGEIRGFKTRFHLYTVPGQVFYDASRKLILKGVDGVVFVADSQEERMDANIESVENLRINLEEQGYDLDKIPYVVQYNKRDLPNLVSVEELRRELNPTGVPDFEACATTGEGVFETLKAVAKLILHDLKKG, translated from the coding sequence ATGTCTTTCATCAACTACGCTTCCCGAGAAATCAACTGCAAGATCGTTTACTACGGCCCCGGCCTCTGCGGCAAAACGACGAACCTGCAGTACGTCTACCAGAAGACCGCGCCGGAAGCGAAGGGGAAGATGATCAGCCTCGCCACCGAGACCGAGCGTACCCTCTTCTTCGACTTCCTCCCTCTGGCACTGGGCGAGATCCGCGGCTTCAAGACGCGCTTTCATCTCTACACGGTTCCCGGGCAGGTCTTCTACGATGCGTCGCGAAAGCTGATCCTGAAAGGTGTGGACGGGGTGGTGTTCGTGGCGGACTCGCAGGAAGAGCGGATGGATGCCAACATCGAGTCGGTGGAGAACCTGCGCATCAACCTGGAGGAGCAGGGGTACGATCTGGACAAGATCCCCTACGTTGTCCAGTACAACAAGCGCGACCTGCCGAACCTGGTGAGCGTGGAGGAGTTGAGGCGGGAACTGAATCCGACGGGAGTGCCCGATTTCGAGGCGTGCGCCACGACCGGCGAGGGGGTCTTCGAGACGCTGAAGGCGGTGGCAAAGCTCATACTGCACGATCTGAAAAAAGGGTAG
- a CDS encoding ribonuclease J, whose amino-acid sequence MEETCNVSSGLNFIALGGLGEIGLNMAAFEYGDDIVIVDCGLMFPEPYMLGIDMVIPDISYLLERADKVRAILLTHGHEDHIGALPYVLRDLNVPIYGTALTLGFVKEKLKEFELDEKVDLRVVRPRDKVSLGAFEVEFLRVAHSIVDGCALAISSPEGVVIHTGDFKLDQTPVDGELTDLASFSRYGEQGVLALMADSTNVEREGFTLSERLVGEAFQEIFPRCTGRVIVAAFSSNIHRVQQVVDAAVRCGRKVLLNGRSMVANVQIARELGYLRVPEGLLIDLKELPRLAKDEVCMITTGSQGEPMSALTRIAMDDHKQIKVEEGDTVILSSRFIPGNEKTISDLINHLYRRGAEVIHEKVSEVHVSGHASQEELKILHNLVRPRFFIPVHGEYRHLVKHAQLAQRVGLPKERCILAVNGDVVLFAGGEACIADKVETGRVFVDGKGVGDVGNMVLKDRKHLSHDGMVVVIIGINQVSGEIIYGPDIVSRGFVFEDDSQQYLDEAKKVVLDTLALVNTEVLADWSEVKLEVRRVLRRFFNKTLERRPVILPLIMEM is encoded by the coding sequence GTGGAAGAAACCTGCAATGTGAGCAGTGGGCTCAATTTCATAGCGCTGGGGGGGCTCGGAGAGATCGGCCTCAACATGGCTGCCTTCGAGTACGGCGATGACATCGTTATCGTCGATTGTGGACTCATGTTCCCCGAGCCGTACATGCTGGGGATCGACATGGTCATCCCCGACATCTCCTACCTCCTGGAGCGGGCCGACAAGGTCCGCGCCATCCTCCTCACCCACGGACACGAAGACCACATAGGGGCGCTCCCCTACGTGCTGCGCGACCTCAATGTGCCGATCTACGGCACCGCCCTCACCCTCGGATTCGTGAAGGAGAAGCTGAAGGAATTCGAGCTCGACGAGAAGGTCGACCTGCGCGTGGTGCGACCGCGCGACAAGGTCTCCCTCGGCGCCTTCGAGGTGGAGTTTTTGCGGGTCGCCCACTCCATCGTCGACGGCTGCGCCCTCGCCATCAGCTCCCCCGAAGGGGTGGTGATCCACACCGGCGACTTCAAGCTGGACCAGACCCCGGTGGACGGCGAGCTCACCGACCTCGCCTCCTTCTCCCGCTACGGCGAACAGGGTGTGCTCGCCCTCATGGCCGATTCCACCAATGTGGAGCGCGAAGGGTTCACCCTGTCGGAGCGCCTGGTGGGGGAGGCTTTCCAGGAGATCTTCCCGCGCTGCACCGGGAGGGTCATCGTCGCCGCCTTCTCCAGCAACATCCATCGCGTGCAGCAGGTCGTGGACGCCGCGGTCCGCTGCGGCAGGAAGGTCCTCCTGAACGGCCGCTCCATGGTGGCGAACGTGCAGATCGCCCGGGAGCTCGGCTACCTGCGCGTGCCGGAGGGGCTCCTCATCGACCTGAAGGAGCTGCCGCGGCTCGCCAAGGATGAGGTGTGCATGATCACCACCGGGAGCCAGGGGGAGCCGATGAGCGCGCTTACCCGGATCGCGATGGATGACCACAAGCAGATCAAGGTGGAAGAGGGGGATACCGTCATCCTCTCCTCCCGCTTTATCCCGGGCAACGAGAAGACGATCTCGGACCTCATCAATCACCTGTACCGCCGGGGCGCGGAGGTCATCCACGAGAAGGTCTCCGAGGTGCACGTATCGGGGCACGCCAGCCAGGAGGAGTTGAAGATCCTGCACAACCTGGTGCGGCCGCGCTTTTTCATCCCGGTGCACGGCGAATACCGGCACCTGGTGAAGCACGCCCAGCTCGCCCAGCGCGTCGGCCTCCCGAAGGAGCGCTGCATCCTCGCGGTGAACGGCGACGTCGTCCTCTTCGCCGGCGGGGAGGCGTGCATCGCGGACAAGGTCGAAACTGGGCGGGTATTCGTGGACGGCAAAGGGGTGGGGGACGTAGGCAACATGGTGCTTAAGGATCGCAAGCACCTCTCCCACGACGGGATGGTGGTGGTCATCATCGGGATCAACCAGGTCTCCGGCGAGATCATTTACGGGCCGGACATCGTGTCGCGCGGCTTCGTCTTTGAGGACGACAGCCAGCAGTATCTCGACGAGGCGAAAAAGGTCGTGCTCGACACCCTCGCGCTGGTAAACACCGAGGTGCTCGCGGACTGGAGCGAGGTGAAGCTGGAGGTGCGCCGGGTGCTGCGCCGTTTCTTCAACAAGACGCTGGAGCGCCGGCCGGTTATTCTGCCTTTGATTATGGAGATGTAG
- a CDS encoding roadblock/LC7 domain-containing protein yields the protein MANPQMVMYDEEFQQINAVIEKLLREANAKVIFLVDKNGQLITGCGETERFDTTSLASLTAGNIAATGGLAKLIGEKEFSILFHEGEKDNLHISIVAGRVILVVLFDSRSSLGLVRLRVKKASEELSAIFGRLTEKAAEKEKSGESDFPFAEITDDDIDNLFN from the coding sequence ATGGCGAATCCTCAGATGGTTATGTACGATGAGGAATTCCAACAGATAAATGCTGTCATTGAGAAGCTTTTGCGGGAAGCGAACGCCAAGGTCATCTTCCTGGTGGACAAGAACGGCCAACTTATCACGGGGTGCGGCGAGACCGAGCGTTTCGACACCACCTCCCTTGCCTCCCTGACCGCAGGGAACATCGCCGCCACCGGCGGCCTCGCGAAGCTCATCGGCGAGAAGGAATTCTCCATCCTCTTTCACGAAGGGGAGAAGGACAACCTTCACATCTCCATCGTCGCCGGCAGGGTAATTCTGGTCGTCCTCTTCGACAGCCGCTCTTCCCTGGGCCTGGTTCGCCTGAGGGTGAAGAAGGCCTCCGAGGAGCTGAGCGCCATCTTCGGCCGACTGACGGAAAAGGCGGCAGAGAAGGAGAAGAGCGGCGAGAGCGACTTCCCCTTTGCCGAGATCACCGACGACGACATCGACAATCTTTTCAACTGA
- a CDS encoding glycine cleavage system protein R has translation MTDCRKANLAHYAVTIIGKDRPGIVAQTAEILYRLGCNIEDSSCTMLGGQFATIYILSHELPFQRELLEEGFSSISATTDLSAFIRELKDDEVCYQEPQGELCLVSVYGSDKPGIVYKVTRELADRGVNITDLNTKLIGTPESPVYVLMLEAALPEGMSVDDAALLLENLRKELNVEISVRLITPVAL, from the coding sequence ATGACTGATTGTCGCAAAGCCAACCTCGCGCACTACGCGGTTACCATCATCGGCAAGGACCGCCCGGGGATCGTGGCGCAGACTGCGGAGATCCTCTACCGCCTCGGCTGCAATATCGAGGATTCCAGCTGCACCATGCTCGGGGGGCAGTTCGCTACTATCTACATCCTCTCGCACGAGCTTCCCTTCCAGCGCGAGCTGCTGGAGGAAGGCTTCTCCAGCATCAGCGCCACGACCGACCTCTCCGCCTTTATCCGCGAGCTGAAGGATGACGAGGTCTGCTACCAGGAGCCGCAGGGGGAGCTTTGCCTCGTGTCGGTGTACGGCAGCGACAAGCCCGGCATCGTGTACAAGGTGACGCGGGAGCTTGCCGACCGCGGCGTGAACATCACGGACCTCAACACGAAGCTGATCGGAACGCCGGAGTCCCCGGTGTACGTTCTCATGCTGGAGGCGGCGCTGCCGGAGGGGATGAGCGTGGACGACGCGGCACTCCTCCTGGAAAACCTGAGGAAAGAGCTGAACGTGGAGATCTCTGTTCGCCTCATCACGCCGGTCGCACTGTAA
- a CDS encoding phosphoglucomutase/phosphomannomutase family protein, translating to MQIQFGTDGWRGVIADTFTFDNLSLVAQATMDYLHREGLAQKGLVIGYDRRFLSREFAERVAEIAAGNDIRVELSDGHAPTPAVSWAVFERGAGAGVMITASHNPPRYNGFKIKEAFGGSARPSTTKALEAVVAENMASGRRVESIPLADALASGMVRRFDASAPYLAQLERYVDIEAIRGSGIAAVVDPMFGAGCGILPKLVPGLVEINGTENPSFGGHPPEPIAEHLEELGALVASGKFKVGLALDGDADRIGAVDESGEFFSSHKIFTVLLRHLYERKGVRGGVVKTVSTTRMIDLLAEKYGLPLYETPIGFKHICELMLEHDILMGGEESGGLGVKGHIPERDGILMGLLLLEAMATSGKGLRQLLEETMDEIGHFYYSRIDLGIEQSAKERLVRELSAGGIDTIAGLKVVETNFRDGFKFIFADRSWLLIRPSGTEPVLRLYSEAGNIEQVNSLLSAARGIAGV from the coding sequence GTGCAGATACAATTCGGAACCGACGGCTGGCGTGGCGTCATCGCCGACACCTTTACTTTTGACAATCTCTCACTGGTGGCGCAGGCCACCATGGACTACCTGCACCGTGAAGGGCTGGCGCAGAAGGGGCTGGTGATAGGGTACGACAGGCGCTTCCTCTCCAGGGAATTTGCCGAGAGGGTCGCGGAGATCGCGGCGGGCAATGATATCCGCGTGGAGCTCTCCGATGGCCACGCCCCCACCCCGGCGGTTTCCTGGGCGGTATTCGAGCGCGGCGCAGGCGCCGGCGTCATGATCACCGCAAGTCACAATCCCCCCCGCTACAACGGTTTCAAGATAAAGGAAGCATTCGGCGGCTCCGCACGCCCGAGCACCACGAAGGCGCTCGAGGCTGTCGTGGCGGAGAACATGGCCAGCGGCCGCAGGGTCGAGTCGATCCCGCTCGCCGACGCGCTCGCCTCCGGGATGGTGCGGCGCTTCGATGCCTCCGCCCCGTACCTGGCCCAGTTGGAGCGCTACGTGGACATCGAGGCGATCCGGGGGAGCGGGATCGCTGCGGTCGTCGATCCGATGTTCGGCGCCGGGTGCGGCATCCTGCCGAAGCTGGTCCCGGGGCTCGTGGAAATAAACGGCACCGAGAACCCCTCCTTCGGCGGGCATCCGCCTGAGCCGATTGCGGAGCACCTCGAGGAGCTCGGCGCCCTCGTCGCCAGCGGCAAGTTCAAGGTGGGGCTCGCGCTGGACGGTGACGCGGACCGCATAGGCGCCGTCGACGAGAGCGGCGAGTTCTTCTCATCGCACAAGATATTCACGGTCCTCCTGCGCCATCTCTACGAGCGAAAAGGGGTGCGGGGGGGTGTGGTGAAGACGGTTTCCACCACGAGGATGATCGATCTCCTCGCGGAGAAGTACGGGCTTCCCCTGTACGAGACCCCGATCGGCTTCAAGCACATCTGCGAGCTGATGCTGGAACACGACATCCTCATGGGTGGCGAGGAGTCCGGCGGCCTCGGCGTCAAGGGGCACATCCCGGAGCGCGACGGGATCCTCATGGGGCTTCTCCTCCTCGAGGCGATGGCGACGAGCGGCAAGGGGCTGCGCCAGCTCCTGGAAGAGACGATGGACGAGATCGGGCACTTCTACTACTCCCGCATCGACCTCGGTATAGAGCAGTCCGCGAAAGAGCGGCTGGTGCGCGAGCTCTCCGCCGGCGGGATCGATACCATCGCGGGGCTGAAGGTTGTGGAGACGAACTTCAGGGACGGCTTCAAGTTCATCTTTGCCGATCGCTCCTGGCTCCTGATCCGCCCCTCCGGGACGGAGCCGGTGCTGAGGCTGTACAGCGAGGCGGGGAACATCGAGCAGGTGAACTCCTTGCTGAGCGCCGCGCGGGGGATCGCGGGGGTATAG
- the def gene encoding peptide deformylase yields MAVRPIVLYPDPILKTPTALAPGLDAEVLSLVQDLVDTMHAGPGSVGVAAPQIGVSLRVCVVDVSENRRGKENNHGTLLMINPEILARSGAAVMREGCMSVPDYTGDVERATEVTVRFLEPGGETREITATGFEAVAIQHEIDHLDGFLFLDRITSLKTGLFRRKNYK; encoded by the coding sequence ATGGCTGTCCGTCCTATCGTGCTCTACCCGGACCCGATCCTGAAGACGCCGACGGCGCTCGCACCGGGGCTTGACGCTGAAGTGCTCTCCCTTGTCCAGGATCTCGTCGACACCATGCACGCCGGTCCCGGCTCGGTGGGGGTGGCCGCTCCGCAGATCGGGGTCTCCCTCAGGGTCTGCGTCGTGGACGTCTCCGAAAACCGCCGCGGCAAGGAGAATAACCACGGCACGCTCCTCATGATCAATCCGGAGATCCTTGCCAGAAGCGGCGCCGCGGTCATGCGCGAAGGGTGCATGAGCGTTCCCGACTACACCGGCGACGTGGAGCGGGCGACAGAGGTTACCGTGCGCTTTCTGGAGCCGGGCGGGGAGACGAGGGAGATCACGGCGACAGGCTTCGAGGCGGTGGCGATCCAGCACGAGATCGACCACCTTGACGGGTTCCTTTTCCTGGACAGGATCACCTCCCTGAAAACCGGCCTGTTCAGGCGGAAGAACTACAAGTAG